TAATCCTGCAAAAATCATCAGGGAAATGAGTGCGGAACGTTTACTTTCCACCACCGCAAATTGCCCGGCGGATACGGGGGGGATATTTCCATAACCTTTCCTTAAAAAGATCATCCCACAGCATAACCCCGCACCGATCAACACAAGCTGAATCCCAGGCCAAGTCACGATCAATGCGGCAGCCAGCGCGGCACACGCAAAAGCAAATCTTTTCCGATCGGGACAAAGTTTGTAACCCATCGCCCAGACAGCTTGAGCTACCACGGCCACCGCCGCAATTTTGAGTCCATGGATCCAAGGGGCCTGCGGATTAATCATGGCTACACCGTAACCACAGGCGATCATTACCAGCGCAGATGGTAACGTAAACCCGATAAAAGCCGCCACTGCCCCGCCGAATCCACCCCGTAAATAACCAATGGAAAAACCTAACTGACTACTGGCCGGACCGGGGAGGAATTGACACAAGGCGACTAACTCTGCAAAGGCCGCCTCATCCAGCCATTTCTTTTTCCCGACAAACTCCTTTTGGAAATAGCCCAAATGCGCCACCGGACCACCAAAAGAGGTGAACCCGAGTCTCAGGAAGACAAGTAGGATCTCTAATACTGCGGAGGTTTTACTCACGTCATTGGATTACCCCAAAGTCACCATCAGGGAAAGTAGATTTTTTTTTGCCCCGTGAATTTTTTATCCCTCCTGTTTTCGTCGTTCATTCCGGGAAAGTATCCGCACCCCTACTTTACCGTTTTTTAGGGGGTTTTTCACGTTTGACCTCAGGCATAATCATTTGCACGAGGTTATCCATGGCCCGCCATTCTAAGTCAGGAGGGAGCAAGGGGGACGGAAGCTGGAGGTTGGTTTGTTTCCCTGATTTCTGCGGGTATGAGAGGATCACCCGGTCTTTGGCGCGTGTGACCGCGACATACATCAGCCTGCGTTCTTCATTCATCTCGTCATCAGTCGTCACACGCGGATGGGGCATCTGCATCGATCCTGAGCCCATGATAAAAACAGCTGGCCACTCGAGCCCCTTTGAGGAATGGATCGTACTGAGGATCACGCAATCCTCCGGATGGGCCTTATGATCGCTTTTATCCAGTGTGAAAGCATCTAGAAAATCGGCCAAGTCCCCTTTAAATCCTTTCATGGAGTCCACGATACTATCGATTGTTTCCATCCGTTTTTCCCAGTCTTTCGGATAGTTTTTCTTAAAAATGGGTTTAACGGCTTCCTTAAGATAATCACCCTTTTCATTCAGCTTCGAGAGTTTTGCCAAATCGTTAAGCCACCCTTCCATCTCACGAGCTTGTTTCGGCCAGGAAATCACCTCAAAGAGTTGATCCTCCTGTGATGTCGCATCCATTCCCTGCGAAAAACTTTTTGCAGCCGTCTCCCCAAGCCCGGGGAATTGGGTAAGTGCCCGGGTCATGGCGAGTTTATCATTCCGATTGAATGACACTCTCAAGAAACTGATAAAATCCTTTACCTCCGCAGCATCACCGATGGCGAGACCTCCATACTTTTTATAAGCGATCCGGTGCGCCTGTAAATAAGCCTCACACACTGTCAGGTTCACAGAGGAACGCGACAACACAGCCACATCGCAGGGTTTCATCCCCTTTTTAATCACGCAATGGTTGATCCAATTCACAATGCCGTCAGCTTCACTTTGCACCGAGGAATAAATCCGACAATCCACCAGCGCATTGGTCTGGCGCGCGCTGCGCAGCTCGAGGCTGAAATCCTGGCCGGCAACTATCCTGTTAGCCAAATCTAGGATTTTTTGGCCTGAACGGAAATTATCTTCGAGCTTGAGGATTTTGGCATTACCGGATCGTGCAAAATGGGAGATCAATTCCGCAGAGGCCCCCCGGAAACCATAAATACTTTGTTGGACATCGCCGACCACCATCAGGTTCACCGGATGAAGGTTTTTGAGGATGGCATAGTTTAATTCACTATTATCCTGCACCTCATCGACCAAGACGTAGGGGAAACGCCTCCTTAACGATTCACGGTAAACCGTATCGCGGGCGAGACGGTCACGGAGCATGACCAATAAATCATCATAATCAACGGCATGGGCCGTTCTTTTGAGTTGCTGGTAAGTTTTATATACCTGCATCAAAGTCCTGACCTCCGCCTCTCCTACCCATTGTTTCCCTAGTCCTCGCTCGATGGGCGCACAAGTATTATGACAGAAGGAGATGATTTCCGAGATTTTGGCTGGCATAAACAAGGAATCATTTGAAGGGACACCACATTCCTTATAGGCACTGCGCCACAGGGCCACGGCTTCAGAATCGTCAATAATCGAAAATGAACGGCTGGAAAAACCAAAACCTTTTGGATCCTCCCTCATTAATTGGATCCCCACCGCATGGTAAGTGCCGACCACCATCTTTTCGTCATGATGACCCGGGGTATCCGCAATCAAGCGGTTAACCCTCTTGAGCATTTCATTGGCTGCCTTCCGCGTGAAGGTAATCATCAGGATTTGTGAGCGACTCACCCCTCCCCTGATCAGGGATGAAACATAATGAACCGTGGTAGCCGTCTTACCGGTTCCCGCTCCGGCCATCACAATGATACGCGGGGAGCGCTCCTTGATTACAGCCATTTGAGATGGATTCAAATTTAGTCGGGACATAAAGGGCTGAAACCTTTAGCAGAGAGCCTAAGGGAATGCCAAGCCCATCTTTTATGAATTCAACACCGGATTAATCTTAATAAACCTTTTTTACAGGTCCCTTTTTGAGTGTTTTGATGTATGGGGTACCTGGAGGGAGTTGACCATTTTGAAAGTCCTGATCATAGACCCATTGCCTGCGGGGTTGACCGGCAGGTGTAAAGTCAGGTGACGTTTTACCCTCGACAGATTCAAAGACAGAAGAGAATGCCCCTTTGATGGATAGTGATATACCAGTCCAGTTTTCCAGATATTTTACAGCACTCTCAAATCCTTCGACTTTACCTGCGACCGGAGTGGAGTAACCCGTTAATAATGCAGCATTTACCGTTGTAGGCACTGCCTTGCGTAAACTCATGTCTTTTTGTGTCTTGTTTAGTGTGGTCCAGTTACCAGACAGGACCGTGACACTATCAGCGATTAATGCCGCTGGTTTTTTTGTGTATCCTGAGGCAACAGTCGTGACAGTACTATCAGCAGATAAATCCTTAAGATTCGATGGAATATTACTTCCGCTACCCCCACTATTATAGTCCCCTACCACATAAAGGTTATTTGGACTAACAACACTTAAACCGCCTTCGGGCAAAGTCTGACCGTTCATTAAGATCACTCCCCCAGGTTTCAGATCGGAGGAACCTTTGTATCCGACATAGATGATGCCGTTCCATAATTCTTTACCTACTAATTTAGTGTTCGATGTGTAGCTTTTATTATTAATGCCGAGGGCTTTGGTTTGTGCCGTACTTGTAAATCTTGTTTGATCTGAAAGGCTCTTCGGTATCAGGGCTACTCCTCTTGAGTCTGTCAGAGTGGACAGATCAGCTTTTACCATTGAGACAGGGGCATTTATCCGTTCATCTGTGAATGCCCCATCGATCTTAAATGTATTAGTCATGTATTGGTAAATAGCCCCATCTGTGGGCAAAATTTCCGTTCCATCTTTTGTATAATACTGTACTGTATTATCCGTTTGGTTCACTATGACTTTTAACCCCGCTTTATGATAGAAGCGTTCATCCGCCAATTCATCGGTAAAGACTTCATTATTTTGTATATTCACGGGCATTTCAATCAATTCACGGGCACTGTCGTTATTTGGATTACGATCCGAAGCATCAATATGCTCTGAACCTGAAATCTTTTCACCACTGGTGAGATAAGGCTTTTGTGTAAAGACATTTGTGCTGGTTGACGGATGGTTATTCGTTCCCATCCGTGGATTATAATCATTATGAATCCCATTAACCGCCGAAACATAACCATCAAAAGTAATCGGGGAACCATCAGTCGTCCCATAATAGATTGATCCATTTGAATGGATCCGACCGGAGACATTCATCCCCCCCGATGGATGGATTTCCATATCAGATTCATAGAGTGCCCCAAAATAAAATATCGGTCTGATGGAGTATTTCAGAGGTTGCTCTAGCTGGACTTGCATTTTAGACAAAAAGTTCTCATTGGCGGTATAAGCAGCCGAAAGGAAATAATAGTCCCTCACGTAGGGGTCGGGATTAGAATCCACCGGAGTATTCACGGGATTTCCATCAGCATCCGTTGGCACCACGGCATTGACACTAAATTGATAATTTTTACCTAAGTTTAAAACAAATGTGGGAAGTGTTTTTGTGTTGATCTCAGTAGTCAACACATTAACTGTCACTTCTTTTTCAATTTCCTGCTTCGATGCAATGATCGTTTTTAAATCTGAATAATTTTTTTCAAGGGCGGATTGTGCCACATAATAAATTTTAATACTTTCCTGATTCCTCTGTGACATACTGCGGTAATGATTGGTAGAAACCAAGCTTACAGCTAATATGGTGGACATAATCGTGATCAAAATCACAACCATCAGCAAAACTCCCCCTTGATCAATACGTTGAGATGTCCTCATTATATCCCCCCCCCTGAGGGCATGAACTCGCTGGAAAAGAGCGGATCCTCATCATATTTTACCTGCGCTTCGACCCGGAATTTTTTCTGTCCTGATAATGTTGATATCGCTATTTCCAGACTAACGAGTACTTCCGCACCATTGAATTGGATCCTGGATTGTGTTTGATTTAATTTCCTGCAGAGTAATTGATAATTTCCCGAATCGGCATTCTCATAAAACCTGATTTCGTCCCCGGAAAACTCCAATACTGAATAATGACCAACCCTGATCTTTGTCCCCATCCAGACTTTCTGGGGGAGTGGCTCATCGAAGATAATTGTCCTTACTGCTGCATTGGGATTATTAACACTCTTTACTTTCCTCGTAATGACCGGTCGCGTATCAAAGCGTACGATATCACCCACATTAATCACCAAATTTGTAGTCACGCCCGTGACAATTAATTGACTGGTATCTGTCACAGGTTGCAGAATCTGTTTTACATTAATTGTCTTCTGGTTCGGGCGCATGCCCTTTTTCTTAAAGTTATCGACCTGTACCATCTTTGTTCCGGAATTTGCAGTATTGGAAATGCGGGCATCAAATGAGGGAATGAATATCTGGATTTTTTTCTGCCCGCCTGCACTGATGATTTCCTCAGGAGGCAATGGCGAAACCTTTAATAAAGACACAATCTTGTCGATAGATGACTGAAGTTGGTAATTCACTTCAGACTCCCGCTGTGTTTGGAGGCCTCCCCTGATCACAGTCATCCCGACAGTTAAAATCAAAATCGATGCAATGGAAGCAATCGCAATGGACACAGTCATCTCAGGCAAGCTGAATGCCCTGTGATTATACTGACTGTGGTGTGTAGGGTATCGACTCATCGGTCATCCGCCCTGGCTACCGCCAAGCTATTGGTCATGTAGCGTCCATGATAAAACCAATATGTATGTATGTCCGCCTCACGATAGGCTCCTAAATCTTTTACATTGACCACAGTCTCAAAGGCCACAGCTGCTGCAATATTCGTCATCCATTCACCGCCTGTCTGACGTGTACGGAATGTTTTGGAGCCCGTCACATTTGATTGGCCTTGGAACTCAGGATCACTGGTTTTTACCATCAGGCTAAAATCATAATTTGTATAAACCGTCGTGACGACCCGCTCATAGTTCGTACTCAGAACCGTCTCTGCGATATTCCGGTTAATCCGGTTTGCCTGGCTATTAAATATAGAGAGGGAAGAATAGACTTGGCTCATTAGAAGAGCCGTTAATGCACTGGCACAAAATACGGTCACGAGGCAAACGGCTAATACTACCTCGACCAGAGAAATCCCCTCAACAGAATGATCACATTCTGTTTGATGATTGATTCCATGGTGCCTGTTGATCATAATACTTTTATAAACGGGGGTCTATACCCTTTTAAACATAACATAAAAGAATATTAATCACGAGAAATATTCTTATTTATAGCCGGATAATATCATCAGGAAAAACCTTATTGTTTTTATTGCTGTAATTTATCGAATATCGTCTATTCTCATTCAAGGATGACGCTCAAGTCCTTAATGCACACACCTTCTAAAAAACTTCTCATGTTTTTTTTCGTCTTAGGAATCATGTGTATGTCCCTCCCCATTTGGATATACGCATTATTTGAGCAAAAGATTTCACTTCCCTTTCACATCATACCCCTTGCAGATACCTTTACCATACTCGAAAGATCAATGGTCATATCCTACTACGGTTTCGGGGCCGGAATACTCCTGGGTGCTTATAGCGGGACACTTCTTTTCCGAGGAATCGCTACTGAAAAGGAACAAAAACGTTCCGCCAAGCAAATCCGTGAAAGTGAAGAAAAATACCGGATGATTTTCTCGACTGAAACTGATGCCATCATTCTTTTTGACAGCAAAGACTTATCTGTTATTGATATCAACCAAGCCGCCTTGGATCTATACGGTTATGTCAGGGATGAAACTCATCGTATCACTCTTCATGATCTTACTGATATACATGGATCATTAAAAGGAGTGTGCCCTGACACAACGCACTTTAAGGGGGAGAAAATCCACCGTACAAAATCAGGGGACCGCATTCCCGTGGATGTTTCGGCAGCCTCATTTAACGCAAATCAAAAGAATTATTTATGCCTGATCGCCCGGGATATCACCCACAGACGGGAACTCGAGGAAAGAATTCTGAATATCAGTAATGAAGAAAGACAAAGGATCGGTCATGACTTGCATGATGGTCTGGGCCAAGAGTTAACAGCAGCTGCATTAACGGCTAAAGTACTGGAAAATAAACTCCGCCGGAAATCCCTACCAGAAGCCGACGACCTTGAAAGTCTTGTCTCATATCTGAATAAATCCATCTCTTCTACACGAGCTATTGCCCGTGGCCTGGCCCCTGTTAGCCTCGAGAAAAACGGTCTCCAAGCAGCATTAAAAGACCTTTTAGTATCCTTGGAGAATCAAACAGGAATTTATCTTTTTTTTTACTGGCCTGATAACCTGGAAATATATGATCGCGCCAATGAAATCCACCTTTACCGGATCATCCAAGAAGCCGTTAATAACTCCCTGAAACACTCCCAATCCAAGGAAATTTGCGTATCCTTCGATATGGAGGAAAATGACGATGTCACACTCAGTATCTCGGATAAAGGCAAGGGAATGAGTCCGGAAAGTCTGACTCACCCGAGTCTCGGGATGAGAACCATTCAATACCGGGCAGCGATTCTCGGAGGACAAATAGAAATTATTTCTAGTAAAGAGGCTGGTACTACTCTCATTTGTCATTTTAATAATACCCATCCTAAAGAAAAATTATGAATAAGATAATGATTATTGATGACCATCCCATTTTCAGGAATGGGTTAAAACTCCTCATTGAGAGTGAGGGCGATTTCCAAGTTGTCGCCCAGACAGATAACACAACCGAGGCCGTCTCCCTTTACCAGGAACATAAACCTGATATCTCTATTGTCGATGTCACCCTCAAGGACTCCTCAGGCCTAGACCTGGTAAAATCTCTCCGTGAATACGACCCTGAAGCCCGCATCCTGGTCCTTTCCATGCATTCGGAAGACTTTTATGCAGAACGCGCCCTGAAGGCTGGGGCGAAAGGTTATATCATGAAGGAACAGGCAAGCGTAGATATCGTTAATGCCCTCAGGGCGATCTCCATAAACCAGATTTACCTGAGCCAGAAAATGATGAACCGCCTCTTCTCCAGGACCTATGGGAAAAAACAAGATATTTCATTGAGTCCGATAGACTCCCTGACCGACCGTGAGCTCGAAGTCCTCCAAATGATCAGCGAAGGCAAAAGCGTCAAGGAAATCGCCTTTAACCTCTCCTTGAGCCACAAGACAATCGAAACCCACCGTTCGCATATCATGCACAAGATGGGTATTGCAAATTCTAATGAATTACTCCAGTTCGCTATCCATTGGAAAATCAGCAACCAAGAGAAAAACTAATAATTCTCTTCCCATTTTGTCAGTTTGTATTTGGCAGGAGTACTCAGTGCATTCGGGTCACCAAAGAGGGATTCATCGATAGCTACAAAGTTCCCCCCATTGAGCGTGAGCTTATAGGCCACTGCCGAACCATAAAAATCAGTTGTTCCACTGATCGTCATGTCAGCTGAGGGCGCATAAACCACCCCAAAAAATTTGGGGCCACCAGCGATATTCACACTGGTACAGCTCGGTAATCCGTAAAATAGTGCATTTTTTGGCCTTCCATTGTTATTCACTAAGCCATTCCCCCCCAGACTCATTTCATCTGCAGCATAGAATTCCGCCACAAGATTATTATAATTTGTACCACCCACAACGATTGTGTTTGTCGTGAAGGATGTAAATGTCTTGCCTTTGACTTTAAATGAATTTGTTGTGTACGTTGTCGTGACAGAATTCGTCACAATGGTGTAAGAAGGATTTATTTCAATATCGTCACCGCCACTGATCTTGATTCCCTTGGTTAAGTGTATCATGACCACTCCAGAGCCGGTAATAATCAGATTTGAAAGCTGGCTCGCGCTCATAACATAATAATTTGTTCCTCCAGTGGCTCCAACGGTGGCACCATCTGCAATCAATGTTTGAAAGCTCGCAAACCCTGCGGGTAACGAAACATCCGGTACGGTCGTGACCAAGGTATCAGTGACGCTATTGTCACGTCCTCCACCATCAACCATTGTGAAATTTGCATTAGTCCCGACTGTCCCACCAGGGCCAGTCTGGATCGATCCATAAATCGTCAAGTTCCCCGCGGTGACAGCATTCGTAACAGAGGCCAAGCTCCCCATATCGCCCCAGAAACGATATGCGCCGGTATTTCCATTCGCTAATACGCCGCTACCTGAATTATAGGATGTCAGTACCCCTGATCCCCCGTTCTGAACCACTCCTATCTTTCCAAATAATCCCACCAGACTGACGACCGGGGAGACATCAGGCTCCACATATAGCTTTACCTTACGGGAGACCTCACTCTGTCCCAGCTTGGGAGCGGCATTGACATATCCCGTCGATTCAATGGTGTATGTACCCGTATAAGGGGCGGCCGTCTTTGGAGTGGTGACGACGACGCTATAGAGGGATGCCCCCTCATTTCCTGCGAAGAGTGAACTCATCGCTGTGGAGTTCAGCGTCCATACAGTCCCTGTACCCGTCACGGTTTTTGTCCAGTTCGATGCACTTGTCCCACTGAAAGGATCAGTATTTGTCGTTGCCAACATCGTGACCCTGTTGATTTCACTCCAAGCATAATCAGCTCCAGCCTCGGCGGTGTACATTGCTTGGGTAAAAGGTACAAATCGGTAACCCGACAACATGGTTTGTGAAGTAATCTGGAGGATACTCGCCGCAAGCACGGTCAATACAAAAACCATGCTGAGTACCACCAAGATTGTTGATCCATTATTTGAATTTTTATTTTTCATAATATTGACTCCCATTAATTATTACCATGCATCTTTGTTGCGCATTTTACTTCTCACTTGTATTCTGTCGGTTGAAACGGTTTTCAGCACTTGGTTGGAAATTAACAGGTAGGTCCTGACCTCGGCCGTATCTGCACTTAATGACGTCATCGCCGATTGGCCCGGACTCTTGAAGAAGGAGAACTGTAGATCCGTGGGATAACGGGTGATTTGTTTTGTATATACACGTGCGGTAGATAGGTTTGTATAGGAATCACGGTAAATAACACCGACGGGCGAAGAATATCCCGTCACAGTCACATTCGTTGTCCTGTAAATCACATATTCAGCAGCACGCGTACCATCACTTGATGGTTCGATGTAAAGACCCAGAAAGTTTGTATAAAAAGTACTGCTTGCTGATGATGGATATACAAACCCGCCGATATTGGTAATCGCAGTAGCTTTCCTTACATCCCTATCCACCAATGCAATCGTTTTCCTTGCATCGTCATGAATCCCCATATATCCCATCTGCAAATAATACACCTTATAGAAATTTGCGTAGGTAAGGGTAGCCATGGCGATAAAAGCGGCACTCACTGCCATGGATATCATGATCTCTATCAGGGTAAACCCTTTTACGGAATATCCTTTTCCTTTATTTTCTCTCTTATGTCTAAAAATACTCATACGTTTATTGAGCTGTTAATTGATTTAAAAAATCCACGTCATTTGACTTTAGACCGAGGTAATGGGCTGATAATCCCCCTTTGGTAATCAAAGTCGTCATGGTATTGCTCAAGTTTTTTCCACTCATATTCTGCCATGCCGTTACTACCGTGACTTTGATGATGTTGTTTGTACCCGCCCCTGCAGGAGTCACCGTCTGGCCACTGGGGTAAAACTGCATGATCAATTCACGGGAAGGACGTTTCCCCTCAGGGGCTGTTAAAAATATATTCATCGGATCTGTGGGATGTAACTCGATATAACTACAAACCTTCGTTGGAGCCGTCTGTGAATTAATCATATTTGAAGAGACGGCAATAGCTTGTCCGGATGATGTATTTGTATAATAAATAATCTGATCCCACGCACGGGTCCTGAGATACTCGATATTGGCAAGGGTAATATCCGTGGCCCGAGCTGTCTGACGGGAACTATCCAGCATCAACATGGCACGGCTTGAAACTGTGTAAAGGCCTGCAAATGCTACCATGAAGATGATCAATGAAATGAGCACTTCAACCAACGTAAACCCATCCACGCTATATATTCCACTATCCTGTGCCCGGTACGATTTCATGTAAATAAAATACTTGCTATCTGAAGAATTTAAAATCAGAGCGGGTATGATTTAATCTCGGGTCTGAGCCCGAATGGCACTCAGGGAAAACCTGATATCGAGACAAGTCTGAAAGTTTGAAACAGTTTGATGTGGTTAGATTTAGTCGGATATACCCCTCTGATCAACAATTTACGGTATTCCCGACTTTTAGCATCAAATATAGTGTTCGGTAGAAGGACTTCAAAGGAGTATTTTTGTTTCACTCTATTTTATCCTTTCATGAATCAGAGTGTTGAATTTTTAAAACTGGAAATACTTCGAGCCATCCGCATCACTTAAAAATACTTTTTTAAGATACCCCTCTACATCCGGAACATTTCACCCATCTTTTTGCCGAGGATCCGTGTGGCGATGAAAAGGCAGAAGCCAAGGATCAACATTCCGACGACACCCATGGCACTGGCAATCGCCGGGGCCTCGACATTGATCCGGCCCATGAGCGTGTAAATGGCTTTGGTGATCGGATAAGAATCCCCCGTCATGGCCAGGATCAGGCTGTCACCGACCTCCAGCATGGCAAATGAAAAGGTCAGGATCGTGCCGGCAATCAAATTTGCAAAGACCAGAGGAATCGTGATTTTACGCAAGGTAGTGATCACTCCAGCCCCGAGATTTTGAGAGGCTTCTTCGAGGGTGACACTAGTTTGCTGGAATCCCGCCACGGCCGAACGGACGATAAAAGGCAACCGTCGGATGGAGTAGGCCACGACCAGCAGCAGGAGCGGGTTATCCCGGGGGTTCAGCCAGGCGATCTTGACATTAAAGCTCATGACATAACCAAACGCCAGCACCAGCCCCGGCAGGGCGAGCGGCAACATCGCCAAGGCATCCAGCCAGTCACGCCCCGCAAATTGTTTACGTGTCACCAGCCACGCGATCGTCACCCCGAGGATTAAATCCACAAAGGCGCTTAATGCCGAGTAAAGAAGGCTGTTTTTGATACTCCCCACGGTCAAGGGCATGGTAAAGATATCCCGATAATGTTGCCCAGTCCATTCAGATGGCAAAATGGTAAAAAACCATTTATCCGAAAGGGAAAAAACCACCACGATCAAGTGCGGCATGATCGAAATGACGATGATCCCGGTAATGAATGCGTATAATCCAAAGGCTTTGACCCCACTCACCCGGCTTTCCGTGAAATGCACATGGCCCTTGGCCAAGGTGGCATTCCCCTGACCACCAAAAAGTTTTTTCGAAACAACAAAAAGGCAGGATGTCAGGATCAGCACAAAGACGATCAAGGCATAACCTGAGGGATCCACCGCCGCATCCGATATTTTATCAAATATCTGCACGGGGATCATCTGGCGGTAATTAAAAATCAGGGGGGTGCCGAGGTCTGTGAATGCTGAGATAAAAACGATTGTCGCCCCGGCAAAAATCCCGGGCATCACCAGCGGCATCGTGATTTTCAGAAAAACCGTTTTTGCATCCGACCCCAGGTTTTCAGCGGCCTCACGCAAAGACGGGTCAAGATTAGCCATGACCGCAGCGACGTTCAGGTAAAGGATCGGGTACAGATGGAGCACCTGCATGATGACGACTCCCCAGAACCCGCTACCGCCAAGCCAGTCGATAGAATGGGTCAGAGGGACAAGCCCGGCCTCGTCCAAGAGCAAATTAAGCGAGCCAAACCGCGAGAAAACTTGTTTTAACCCGATGGCCCCGACGAATGGCGGGAGGATCAAGGGCACAAGCAGGAACATGCTATAAATGGATTTCCCCGGGAAATCATACCGGGTAAAAATGTGTGCGAGGGGTAGAGCGATCAGGATCGTCAGGCCTGTCACTGCGAGGGAGACTTTAAAGGTATTAATGATACAACCAATCTGGTACGGGCTAGAAAATAACCCGGTAAAATAACGGATCGTGAAATTCCCCTCCATCCAAAAGGCTTCCTTAAAAACATAAAACAAGGGATAAATCAGAAAAACCGCCAGGAATGATACAATGATAAACAGGATTGTTCCGCTCCCTATAGTCAGGTTCCCGGTGAGACGTTTCATGGTTTCCTTTCGACAAGGATCGTGTCTTCGCCCATGGCATAAAGCGGGACAAATGCTCCAGGTTTTGGTGCATTTGCTATTTCCGGGGATTTCATTTTCCAAGTGGCTCCTGACTTGAGGCGTACACGGATTTCCTCATAACCACCAAGGAAATTTGAATCAATGACTTCTGCATGCAAACAATTTGCGGCTTTACGCGTGAGGCTCAGGTTCTCTGGCCTGATTCCCAGCCAGACTTGCCTTTGGGCCGGGCAATGGGCCGCGGTATTTGCTTCAAATATCCCTTCCGCCGTTTCCACGCGCGCGACCCCACCGACGGGTTCATCGCGGATCACCC
The Verrucomicrobiota bacterium DNA segment above includes these coding regions:
- a CDS encoding iron ABC transporter permease, producing the protein MKRLTGNLTIGSGTILFIIVSFLAVFLIYPLFYVFKEAFWMEGNFTIRYFTGLFSSPYQIGCIINTFKVSLAVTGLTILIALPLAHIFTRYDFPGKSIYSMFLLVPLILPPFVGAIGLKQVFSRFGSLNLLLDEAGLVPLTHSIDWLGGSGFWGVVIMQVLHLYPILYLNVAAVMANLDPSLREAAENLGSDAKTVFLKITMPLVMPGIFAGATIVFISAFTDLGTPLIFNYRQMIPVQIFDKISDAAVDPSGYALIVFVLILTSCLFVVSKKLFGGQGNATLAKGHVHFTESRVSGVKAFGLYAFITGIIVISIMPHLIVVVFSLSDKWFFTILPSEWTGQHYRDIFTMPLTVGSIKNSLLYSALSAFVDLILGVTIAWLVTRKQFAGRDWLDALAMLPLALPGLVLAFGYVMSFNVKIAWLNPRDNPLLLLVVAYSIRRLPFIVRSAVAGFQQTSVTLEEASQNLGAGVITTLRKITIPLVFANLIAGTILTFSFAMLEVGDSLILAMTGDSYPITKAIYTLMGRINVEAPAIASAMGVVGMLILGFCLFIATRILGKKMGEMFRM